The proteins below come from a single Parazoarcus communis genomic window:
- a CDS encoding branched-chain amino acid ABC transporter permease, with product MQTNVSSPSLKNPLVAGSLFLALVSLPVIATAFGLEYYIGFAMRMLIVMLIASSLNFLMGCGGLVALGHASFVGMGAYALVALMEAGVESTWLLWLGAMAVAALAALAVGALSLRTSGVYFIMITLAFAQMLYYLAVSLRVYGGDDGYNLTVSPSLGFGLDIDDDRILYWVVLLTCTVVFAFLYQLVGTRFGQAMIGIRDNEGRMRALGYPSYLLKLQAFVLTAAIAGLGGAMMVTQNGFISPSSMHWSQSAILIVMVVLGGLGHRWGGVAGAAVWVSLEEVLRQLTEFWHWPLGALLIAIILYAPDGLSPLFSRATTGCKTNRFLRWRSA from the coding sequence ATGCAAACGAACGTGAGCTCGCCCTCCCTTAAAAATCCACTTGTGGCGGGAAGCCTGTTTCTCGCCCTCGTCTCCCTCCCCGTCATCGCGACAGCCTTCGGGCTTGAGTACTACATCGGATTCGCGATGCGAATGCTGATCGTGATGCTTATTGCCAGCAGTCTGAACTTTCTGATGGGGTGTGGCGGGCTGGTGGCACTGGGGCACGCCAGCTTCGTTGGCATGGGCGCCTATGCCCTCGTCGCGCTCATGGAGGCAGGCGTCGAGTCCACATGGCTCCTGTGGTTGGGCGCGATGGCCGTGGCTGCGCTCGCTGCGCTCGCCGTCGGCGCGCTATCCCTTCGCACCAGCGGCGTCTACTTCATCATGATCACACTCGCCTTTGCGCAGATGCTCTACTACCTTGCGGTGTCCTTGCGGGTGTATGGGGGCGACGACGGCTACAACCTCACCGTGAGCCCGTCACTCGGTTTCGGTCTCGATATCGACGACGACCGGATCCTGTACTGGGTGGTGCTGCTCACATGCACCGTCGTCTTTGCCTTCCTGTATCAGCTCGTCGGCACACGCTTCGGCCAGGCAATGATCGGCATCCGCGACAACGAGGGCCGCATGCGGGCGCTGGGCTACCCGAGCTACCTCCTCAAACTGCAGGCCTTCGTCCTTACCGCAGCAATCGCCGGTCTCGGGGGCGCGATGATGGTGACCCAGAACGGCTTCATCAGCCCGTCGAGCATGCACTGGTCGCAGTCCGCAATCCTGATCGTGATGGTCGTCCTCGGCGGACTCGGCCATCGCTGGGGCGGCGTGGCCGGGGCCGCGGTATGGGTCAGCCTCGAAGAGGTCCTGAGACAGCTGACCGAATTCTGGCACTGGCCCCTGGGCGCCCTGCTCATCGCCATCATCCTTTACGCCCCCGACGGCTTGTCCCCTTTGTTCAGCCGCGCTACGACCGGCTGCAAGACGAACCGGTTTCTGCGCTGGAGGTCAGCATGA
- a CDS encoding ABC transporter ATP-binding protein, whose product MSLFTASGLIKEFRGLRATDHVSIAVESGEVHALIGPNGAGKSTLVNLISGMLPADAGQITLDGVELTGLPPHKRVRAGLSRCFQVTNLFRKASVRDNLRTAVQAHRGSSFRLLGTRNAEMEINAEAESIAAQVGLSHTLDHIAGSLPHGAQRQLDIALALAARPRLLLLDEPMAGMGPDESARVVELIDELRKHMAILLIEHDMDAVFKLADRISVLVYGKVLASGNVDSIRANPDVQAVYLGTGEPT is encoded by the coding sequence ATGAGTCTGTTTACTGCAAGCGGCCTGATCAAAGAGTTTCGCGGTCTGCGCGCAACCGACCATGTCAGCATCGCAGTCGAAAGCGGCGAAGTCCACGCACTGATCGGCCCCAATGGCGCCGGCAAGAGCACGCTGGTCAACCTGATCTCGGGCATGTTGCCGGCCGATGCCGGACAGATCACGCTCGACGGTGTCGAGCTCACCGGCTTACCGCCACATAAGCGTGTCCGTGCCGGCCTGTCGCGTTGCTTTCAGGTCACGAACCTGTTTCGAAAGGCGAGTGTGCGTGACAACCTGCGCACGGCGGTACAGGCGCATCGCGGCAGCAGTTTCCGCCTGTTAGGTACTCGCAACGCCGAAATGGAGATCAACGCGGAGGCGGAGTCGATCGCAGCTCAGGTCGGGCTCTCGCATACGCTCGATCATATCGCCGGCAGCCTTCCTCATGGTGCCCAACGTCAGCTCGACATCGCGCTTGCGCTGGCCGCTCGACCCCGACTGTTGCTGCTCGACGAACCCATGGCAGGCATGGGACCTGACGAATCCGCACGCGTCGTTGAACTCATCGACGAGTTGCGCAAGCACATGGCGATTCTGCTTATCGAGCACGACATGGATGCGGTCTTCAAACTCGCCGACCGCATCTCGGTACTGGTGTACGGCAAGGTCCTTGCCAGCGGCAATGTCGACAGCATCCGTGCCAACCCTGATGTCCAGGCGGTTTATCTCGGTACGGGGGAACCCACATGA
- a CDS encoding AraC family transcriptional regulator, with protein sequence MDLLPQLDLSKIYHRPVFRSHSAEDSHQALSRAITHHQLNWGRGDVSTALYRRELNRISLMILSYGAEVIIRPNAFKDFVLVQMPLRGSAEIESDGVGIHLNSGEVAVVAPRRSIRLHWQANCEQLILKLPTELLRQTACQTCALSHCPSLGADCQPWIDPVFKLAGGIAPQWQALLQQMLSLLSPDQARELHPSWINQFEQTAALFLQSHQPSVLERDNQGDEDSSDFNQMPAPFDTRLTRIEDYMRSRLFAPISLADLARVAEVSPRTLNVLCHRHRGVAPMVLLRNLRLEAARNKLISDPRASVTEVAMEYGFGHLGRFSAYYRERFGELPRQTSLMRH encoded by the coding sequence ATGGATCTATTGCCCCAGCTGGATCTATCAAAGATCTATCATCGCCCCGTCTTTCGTTCACACTCGGCTGAGGATTCTCACCAGGCGCTGAGCCGGGCCATCACCCACCATCAACTCAATTGGGGTCGTGGAGACGTCTCAACCGCACTCTACAGACGCGAACTGAACCGCATCAGCCTGATGATCCTGAGCTATGGCGCAGAGGTCATCATACGGCCCAATGCCTTCAAGGACTTCGTTCTGGTGCAAATGCCCCTGCGCGGAAGCGCAGAGATCGAATCGGATGGTGTCGGCATTCACCTCAACAGTGGCGAAGTCGCCGTTGTTGCGCCACGTCGCAGTATCCGCCTGCATTGGCAAGCCAATTGCGAACAACTCATCCTGAAATTGCCAACCGAGTTGTTGCGCCAGACAGCCTGTCAAACCTGCGCCTTGAGTCACTGTCCCTCACTCGGAGCGGACTGCCAGCCGTGGATCGATCCAGTGTTCAAGCTCGCAGGTGGCATCGCACCGCAGTGGCAAGCCCTGTTGCAACAGATGCTGTCGCTGCTTTCTCCGGACCAAGCCAGAGAGCTGCATCCCAGCTGGATCAACCAGTTCGAGCAGACCGCAGCGCTCTTCCTTCAGTCTCATCAACCGTCAGTCCTCGAACGTGACAACCAGGGAGACGAAGACAGCAGTGATTTCAACCAGATGCCGGCTCCCTTCGATACCCGCTTAACACGAATCGAGGACTACATGCGCAGCCGCCTGTTTGCTCCAATTTCGCTTGCCGACCTCGCACGTGTCGCGGAAGTCAGTCCTCGAACGCTTAACGTACTCTGTCATCGCCACCGCGGCGTTGCCCCGATGGTCTTGCTGCGGAATTTGCGCCTTGAGGCGGCCCGGAACAAGCTCATATCGGACCCGCGCGCGAGCGTGACCGAAGTCGCGATGGAATATGGTTTCGGTCATTTGGGGCGCTTTTCCGCCTATTACCGCGAGCGTTTTGGTGAGCTTCCCAGACAGACAAGTCTGATGCGGCACTGA
- a CDS encoding ABC transporter ATP-binding protein yields MNGNALLSCCNLQAGYDASKVLFDVSFAIRPGEVIGLLGRNGMGKSTTIKCITGALSPSQGEIRFRGEQVAGRRMDTIARMGVATVPEGRQCFPNLSVSEHLTAFAENRSRTSPPWTRERIYALFPRLAERANNMGDQLSGGEQQMLAIGRALSTNPHLLILDEATEGLAPLIREEIWRCISALKAQGQTILIVDKYVDKLVQLADRHLILERGRLVWSGSSAELDADRSLWHRYMGV; encoded by the coding sequence ATGAACGGCAACGCACTGCTGTCCTGTTGCAACCTTCAGGCCGGTTACGACGCGAGCAAGGTCCTGTTTGACGTGAGCTTTGCGATCCGTCCGGGCGAAGTCATCGGCTTGCTTGGCCGCAACGGCATGGGCAAGAGCACAACCATCAAGTGCATCACCGGCGCCCTTTCGCCAAGTCAGGGTGAGATCCGTTTTCGGGGTGAACAGGTGGCCGGGCGGCGTATGGACACCATCGCCCGAATGGGTGTGGCAACCGTTCCGGAAGGTCGTCAGTGCTTCCCCAACCTGTCGGTAAGCGAACACCTCACCGCATTTGCGGAGAACCGCAGCCGAACCAGTCCGCCTTGGACACGTGAGCGCATCTACGCCCTCTTTCCGCGCCTGGCAGAGCGCGCCAACAACATGGGCGATCAACTGTCAGGCGGAGAACAGCAGATGCTCGCGATTGGGCGGGCGCTGTCGACGAACCCGCACCTGCTGATCCTCGACGAGGCAACCGAGGGCCTCGCGCCCTTGATACGCGAGGAGATCTGGCGCTGCATCTCCGCGTTGAAAGCCCAGGGGCAGACCATTCTGATCGTCGACAAATACGTCGACAAACTGGTTCAACTCGCCGACCGCCACCTGATTCTTGAACGCGGCAGGCTGGTCTGGAGCGGCAGTTCAGCCGAGCTCGATGCCGACCGGAGTCTGTGGCACCGCTACATGGGCGTTTGA
- a CDS encoding ABC transporter substrate-binding protein, whose protein sequence is MKRKLACIATTLAAAALLAAPAQAADEIRIGFLTTLSGPGGALGTDVRDGFQLALSHSGNKLGGLPVQLNVVDDQQNPQTGRQNVERFIKRDKVDLITGVVFSNVLLPVLPQILKSNTVYLSTNTGPRDYAGENCDPNFFAIAWQNEDIPSAMGKFATEKGYKKIAMIAPNYPGGRESLDGFKRLYKGEIAEEIYTKLGQLDYAAELATIRMSKPDAVFFFLPGGMGVNFIKQFDGAGLNRQMALLAPGFSADEDTIKAVGGAIAGLYNASQWAADLDNAPNKRFVSDFISTYGRKPSMYAAQAYDAALLIDSAVKKVGGHIEDGPAFRAALKAAEFHSIRGDFRFNTNQFPIQDLYMREVFKDADGTVTNRTVGKVLTAHADPFVGECPMK, encoded by the coding sequence ATGAAGAGAAAACTAGCCTGTATTGCCACAACTCTTGCCGCGGCCGCGTTGCTGGCCGCGCCTGCCCAGGCCGCCGACGAAATCCGGATCGGTTTCCTCACCACCCTTTCGGGGCCTGGAGGTGCACTTGGAACCGACGTTCGGGACGGGTTCCAGCTCGCCCTTTCCCACTCCGGCAACAAGCTTGGCGGACTTCCGGTACAGCTGAACGTCGTCGACGACCAGCAGAATCCTCAGACCGGCCGCCAGAACGTCGAGCGCTTCATCAAGCGCGACAAGGTAGACCTGATCACCGGGGTCGTGTTCTCCAACGTCCTGCTGCCGGTTCTGCCACAAATACTCAAGAGCAACACGGTCTATCTGTCCACCAACACCGGACCGCGCGATTATGCGGGCGAAAATTGCGATCCGAACTTCTTCGCGATTGCCTGGCAGAACGAGGACATCCCCTCGGCGATGGGCAAGTTCGCCACCGAGAAAGGCTACAAAAAAATCGCAATGATCGCCCCGAATTACCCCGGCGGCCGGGAATCTCTCGATGGGTTCAAGCGCCTCTACAAGGGCGAGATCGCTGAAGAGATCTACACCAAGCTGGGACAACTGGACTACGCAGCCGAACTGGCAACAATTCGCATGTCGAAACCCGATGCGGTCTTCTTCTTCCTTCCTGGTGGCATGGGTGTCAACTTCATCAAGCAGTTCGACGGTGCTGGACTAAACCGTCAGATGGCACTGCTCGCGCCTGGATTCTCCGCCGACGAGGACACCATCAAGGCAGTCGGAGGAGCCATCGCGGGTCTCTACAATGCGTCCCAATGGGCCGCCGATCTCGACAACGCCCCCAACAAGCGTTTCGTTTCCGACTTCATAAGCACCTATGGGCGCAAACCAAGCATGTATGCGGCGCAGGCATACGATGCGGCACTGCTGATCGACAGCGCGGTAAAGAAAGTGGGGGGGCACATCGAAGATGGCCCGGCCTTCCGTGCTGCGCTGAAGGCCGCGGAGTTCCACTCGATTCGAGGCGATTTCCGCTTCAACACCAACCAGTTCCCCATTCAGGACCTGTATATGCGCGAAGTATTCAAGGACGCCGATGGCACGGTCACGAACAGGACGGTCGGCAAGGTATTGACCGCCCATGCAGATCCCTTCGTCGGCGAGTGCCCGATGAAGTAA